A DNA window from Paenibacillus antri contains the following coding sequences:
- a CDS encoding MerR family transcriptional regulator — protein sequence MTKLTIGQMARLFGITTKTLRHYDAIGLFSPAEINPDNQYRYYAPGQIAALRSILFLRELDVGLETIRELAAGGTLSDRARLARVLREHADRVRSAIEAQTTLLNRIDRELGRWEADATGGIAVKAKIVRMEPFYAVGVAVHQADATMEFGRLWDALIPMEASIPHRSKENVSYGLCYDFDGERFSYMAGVQVDSIEDVPDGLEAKLVPAQTYAVFTHRGTIAGLQETYERIHETWLAENGLQFAEGIDFELYDERFYGPADERSELDLYIPILEPAK from the coding sequence ATGACGAAGCTGACGATCGGACAAATGGCGCGCCTGTTCGGCATTACGACGAAGACGCTGCGTCACTATGACGCTATCGGGCTGTTCTCCCCGGCCGAGATCAATCCGGACAATCAGTACCGGTATTATGCGCCGGGGCAGATCGCCGCGCTGCGGTCCATCTTGTTTCTGCGCGAGCTGGACGTCGGGCTCGAGACGATTCGCGAGCTGGCGGCCGGCGGCACGCTGTCGGACCGCGCCCGGCTCGCCCGCGTGCTTCGGGAACACGCGGATCGCGTCCGCTCGGCCATCGAGGCGCAGACGACGCTGCTGAACCGGATCGACCGAGAGCTCGGTCGCTGGGAAGCGGACGCAACGGGAGGAATCGCAGTGAAAGCGAAGATCGTGAGAATGGAACCCTTTTATGCGGTGGGGGTCGCCGTGCATCAAGCCGACGCCACGATGGAGTTCGGACGGTTGTGGGACGCGTTGATTCCGATGGAGGCGAGCATTCCGCATCGCTCCAAGGAGAACGTATCCTACGGCCTATGTTACGATTTCGACGGCGAGCGCTTCAGCTACATGGCCGGCGTTCAAGTCGACTCGATCGAAGACGTGCCGGACGGTCTCGAAGCCAAGCTCGTGCCCGCGCAGACGTACGCGGTGTTTACGCACCGAGGGACGATCGCCGGACTTCAGGAAACGTACGAGCGGATTCATGAAACATGGTTGGCGGAAAACGGGCTCCAGTTCGCGGAAGGCATCGACTTCGAACTGTACGACGAGCGATTTTACGGCCCGGCGGACGAACGGTCGGAGCTGGATCTCTACATTCCGATCCTCGAGCCGGCCAAGTAA